From the Saccharomycodes ludwigii strain NBRC 1722 chromosome I, whole genome shotgun sequence genome, one window contains:
- the VMA1 gene encoding H(+)-transporting V1 sector ATPase subunit A (similar to Saccharomyces cerevisiae YDL185W | VMA1 | Vacuolar Membrane Atpase), whose protein sequence is MAGALENARKEIKRLSLEDHNESEYGQIYSVSGPVVVAENMIGCAMYELVKVGHDNLVGEVIRIDGDKATIQVYEETAGVTVGDPVLRTGKPLSVELGPGLMETIYDGIQRPLKAIKEMSQSIYIPRGVDAPSLSRDIKWQFKPASYKVGDHISGGDIFGSIFENSLLDDHKILLPPRARGTITWIAEPGEYSVEEKILEIEFDGKKYDYSMYHTWPVRVPRPVTEKLSADYPLLTGQRVLDSLFPCVQGGTTCIPGAFGCGKTVISQSLSKYSNSDAIIYVGCFAKGTKVLMADATAKSVEEVKVGEEVMGKDGLPRSVIALPRGVDTMYKVSQNLKSNTHTKASSNSESLHLFEFTCNSDHQLVVGTPRKAGISVDTVDGVKYYKAFYYDLVEEITSDGRLIKIAKEVSESYPFTEGDSKAKEIIAPYENSGAFEWTIEVRDVELLDAHVRDITYQVFAPVLYESLSFYDSLSGLGHACLNTKAGIFATAYLLGLWAGDGSPKKAGNAATSRDDNLLEYVWECAEILGLNNSCNKNSMSRSDVLHSNVAEGKLETKNSFWDAVVNLGFFKNGAKHVPEMLVSAPIIVREKFLAGLIDSDGVVSSKGQTFATVKTTQRNILDGSVAVARSLGLDVTVKVEAAKAAKNVSSNKKSYAMSLSGNDVLLSVLSNCHSSKNFRAASSAPVVREPKKFYFNLEKLEEDEFYGITLPVDSDHQFMLANQVVVHNCGERGNEMAEVLMEFPELFTEINGRKEPIMKRTTLVANTSNMPVAAREASIYTGITLAEYFRDQGKNVSMIADSSSRWAEALREISGRLGEMPADQGFPAYLGAKLASFYERAGKAIALGSPNRIGSVSIVAAVSPAGGDFSDPVTTATLGITQVFWGLDKKLAQRKHFPSINTSVSYSKYTTVLNKYYDKNYPEFPTLRDRMREILSNAEELEQVVQLVGKSALSDSDKITLDVSTLIKEDFLQQNGYSTYDAFCPIWKTFDMMKAFISYYDEAQKSVANGANWGKLSEATADVKHAVSSSKFYEPSKGHDEVHAEFEKLFNQIQDRFAESTD, encoded by the coding sequence ATGGCTGGTGCTTTAGAAAACGctagaaaagaaataaaaagactTTCATTAGAAGACCACAATGAATCTGAATACGGTCAAATTTATTCTGTATCAGGTCcagttgttgttgctgaaAATATGATTGGATGTGCTATGTATGAGTTAGTCAAAGTTGGTCATGATAATTTAGTCGGGGAAGTTATTAGGATCGATGGTGATAAAGCCACTATCCAAGTTTATGAAGAAACTGCCGGTGTTACCGTTGGTGATCCAGTTTTGAGAACAGGGAAACCATTGTCTGTTGAATTAGGACCTGGTTTGATGGAAACCATTTATGATGGTATTCAGAGACCATTGAAAGCTATTAAGGAGATGTCTCAGTCTATTTATATTCCAAGAGGTGTTGATGCACCATCTTTGAGTAGAGATATCAAATGGCAATTTAAACCAGCCTCCTACAAGGTCGGTGATCATATTTCCGGTGGTGATATATTTGGTTCTATCTTTGAAAATTCTTTATTAGATGACCACAAGATTTTGTTACCACCAAGAGCTAGAGGTACAATCACTTGGATTGCTGAACCAGGTGAATACTCAGtcgaagaaaaaattttagaaattGAATTTGACGGTAAGAAATATGATTATTCTATGTATCACACCTGGCCTGTTCGTGTTCCAAGACCAGTGACTGAAAAATTGTCAGCTGATTATCCATTGTTGACCGGACAAAGAGTCTTGGATTCTTTATTCCCATGTGTTCAAGGTGGTACTACCTGTATTCCAGGTGCCTTTGGTTGTGGTAAAACAGTTATTTCTCAATCCTTGTCCAAATACTCCAATTCTGATGCTATTATTTATGTCGGTTGTTTTGCTAAAGGCACTAAAGTTTTGATGGCTGATGCCACCGCTAAAAGCGTTGAAGAGGTTAAAGTTGGGGAAGAAGTCATGGGTAAAGACGGTTTACCACGTAGTGTTATTGCTTTGCCAAGAGGCGTTGATACTATGTATAAAGTTTCTCAAAATCTTAAATCTAACACCCACACCAAAGCTTCCTCTAATAGTGAATCTTTGCatttatttgaatttacCTGTAATTCCGACCATCAATTAGTCGTTGGAACCCCAAGAAAAGCAGGAATATCCGTTGACACTGTTGATGGTGTTAAATATTACAAAGCTTTTTACTATGATCTTGTTGAGGAGATAACCTCTGATGGTAGATTGATTAAAATTGCCAAAGAGGTTTCAGAGAGCTATCCATTTACTGAAGGAGACTCTAAGGCCAAAGAAATTATTGCTCCTTACGAAAATTCTGGTGCCTTTGAATGGACTATTGAAGTCAGAGATGTTGAATTGTTAGACGCACATGTTCGTGATATTACTTATCAGGTTTTTGCTCCGGTCTTGTACGAAAGTTTATCCTTTTACGATTCTTTGTCTGGTTTAGGCCATGCTTGTTTGAATACCAAAGCAGGTATTTTTGCCACTGCTTATTTGCTTGGTTTGTGGGCTGGTGATGGTTCCCCCAAAAAAGCTGGCAATGCCGCCACTAGTAGGGACGATAATTTATTGGAATATGTTTGGGAGTGTGCAGAAATATTAGGCTTGAACAATTCTTGTAACAAAAATTCTATGTCTAGAAGTGATGTTTTACATTCTAATGTTGCTGAGGGGAAATTAGAAACCAAAAATTCCTTTTGGGATGCTGTTGTTAATTTGggatttttcaaaaatggCGCTAAACATGTACCTGAAATGTTGGTTTCTGCCCCAATTATTGTTCGTGAGAAGTTTTTGGCTGGTCTAATTGACTCAGATGGGGTTGTTAGTTCCAAAGGACAAACTTTTGCGACTGTTAAAACTACCCAACGTAATATTTTGGATGGttctgttgctgttgctcGTTCTTTAGGTTTGGATGTTACCGTTAAAGTGGAAGCAGCCAAAGCTGCTAAGAATGTCTCTAGCAACAAAAAATCATATGCTATGTCTTTATCAGGTAATGACGTTCTACTTTCTGTTTTATCTAACTGTCATTCTAGTAAAAACTTCAGGGCTGCTTCTTCAGCACCAGTTGTTCGTGAACCAAAGAAATTCTATTTCAACTTGGAAAAATTGGAGGAAGATGAATTTTATGGCATAACCTTACCAGTTGACTCTGATCATCAATTTATGTTGGCTAACCAAGTAGTTGTCCACAACTGTGGTGAAAGAGGTAATGAAATGGCTGAAGTTTTAATGGAATTTCCTGAGCTTTTCACTGAAATTAATGGGAGAAAAGAACCGATTATGAAACGTACAACCTTGGTTGCTAATACTTCAAATATGCCGGTTGCTGCTAGAGAAGCTTCTATTTATACGGGTATTACCTTGGCTGAGTACTTCAGAGATCAAGGTAAAAATGTTTCCATGATTGCTGACTCTTCCTCTAGATGGGCTGAAGCTTTGAGAGAAATTTCTGGTCGTTTGGGTGAAATGCCTGCTGATCAAGGTTTCCCAGCTTATTTGGGTGCTAAATTAGCCTCGTTTTATGAGAGAGCTGGTAAAGCTATTGCATTGGGTTCTCCAAATCGTATTGGTTCCGTTTCTATTGTTGCAGCTGTCTCCCCAGCAGGTGGTGATTTCTCTGATCCAGTTACCACAGCCACCTTGGGTATCACTCAAGTGTTTTGGGGGTTAGATAAGAAATTAGCTCAAAGAAAACATTTCCCTTCTATTAATACTTCTGTTTCTTATTCCAAGTACACCACtgttttgaataaatattatgaCAAGAATTATCCAGAGTTCCCAACCTTGAGAGACCGTATGAGAGAAATTCTATCCAATGCAGAAGAATTAGAACAAGTTGTTCAATTAGTTGGTAAGTCAGCTTTATCTGACAGTGATAAGATTACCTTAGATGTTTCTACTTTGATTAAGGAAGATTTCTTGCAACAAAATGGGTATTCTACATACGATGCCTTTTGTCCAATTTGGAAGACTTTTGATATGATGAAGGCTTTTATCTCCTATTATGACGAAGCTCAAAAGAGTGTCGCTAATGGTGCTAATTGGGGTAAGTTGTCCGAAGCTACCGCAGATGTTAAGCATGCTGTTTCGTCCTCCAAGTTTTACGAACCAAGTAAGGGTCATGATGAAGTTCATGCTGAATTTGAGAAATTATTTAACCAAATTCAAGATAGATTTGCCGAGTCTACCGACTGA
- the MRX19 gene encoding Mrx19p (similar to Saccharomyces cerevisiae YDL183C | protein that may form an active mitochondrial KHE system): MSHIRSLKNQLSLRINSFSSKSSQNTLTSKNKTHLLISKGGNYSTIYSNTTRKVRADTKINSSTIVSSNPNPNNNPNNNTISDINNNSIKKYLNEPIKLIVVPISKDKIFLYYKHADSFLNINSKLIKYETILTKKATKFWNNMEKSSKNINRKIVGTVNRLLNRINWTENSLITIPSESYILKRVSSTENNMKITLQEYLRLKKQSTSANVATTTELKLNPIKVYYPGSLITPKQIVKDCNELWKDGLKQHQKNIITCLITLPLTLPLAILPIIPNIPGFYLLYRLYCNVKAYLGAKHLKTMCNEQNGFRFKFVDLKEYSAIFNESEHLQKKNFKLLDEETLARIVDKLEVQEIKGQLTKAIRQEKSLKENNTETKKKKTK; this comes from the coding sequence ATGTCCCACATCAGATCACTCAAAAACCAATTATCGTTAAGAATCAATTCATTCTCTTCTAAATCTAGCCAAAATACTCTAACGTCAAAGAATAAAACTCATCTGCTTATATCAAAAGGCGGCAACTATTCTACTATATATTCTAATACCACAAGAAAAGTACGGGCAGATACGAAAATCAATTCCTCCACCATTGTTAGTAGCAACCCCAACCCTAACAACAACCccaacaacaacaccaTCAGTGatattaacaacaatagcataaaaaaatatttaaatgaacCAATTAAATTGATAGTTGTACCAATAAGTAAAGAtaagatatttttatattataaacatGCTGATtcatttttgaatattaactccaaattaattaaatatgaAACAATACTTACAAAGAAGGCAACTAAATTTTGGAATAATATGGAGAAATCctctaaaaatattaatagaaaaattgTTGGTACAGTCAACAGACTATTGAATCGGATCAATTGGACTGaaaattctttaattaCTATACCTTCGGAAAgctatattttaaaaagggtGTCATCcactgaaaataatatgaaAATTACGTTACAAGAATATCTAAGattgaaaaaacaaagcaCATCGGCCAATGTTGCCACCACAACAGAATTAAAGTTGAATCCCATTAAAGTTTATTATCCTGGTAGTCTAATTACACCCAAACAAATCGTTAAAGATTGTAATGAATTGTGGAAAGATGGGTTAAAAcaacatcaaaaaaatataataacttGCTTAATAACTTTGCCGTTAACTTTGCCCCTAGCTATACTTCCAATTATACCAAACATTCCTGGCTTTTATTTACTATATAGGCTTTACTGTAATGTGAAAGCTTATCTAGGTGCCAAACATTTGAAGACAATGTGCAATGAACAGAATGGTTTTAGATTCAAATTTGTTGATCTAAAAGAATACTCGGCTATTTTCAATGAATCAGaacatttacaaaaaaaaaattttaaattattggatGAAGAAACTTTGGCCAGGATTGTTGATAAATTGGAAGTCCAAGAAATTAAAGGGCAATTGACAAAAGCAATTAGACAGGAAAAGTCtcttaaagaaaataataccgagaccaaaaaaaaaaaaacaaaataa
- the SRF1 gene encoding phospholipase D regulator (similar to Saccharomyces cerevisiae YDL133W | SRF1 | Spo14 Regulatory Factor): MISLDYSQYPNEPIQDVHSNNSSDSAAKLLRSSITNNDITSITSANLTPDNITSSVAANNKDNRNKSAYQNPLQNTKQINTNKRNSVTFNDSGQNPVGNINNMAFIANTQTTKNNKNSLSNLNSNNIGKSFEDYNQFEKDNELSLNPYSLAPSTIPPFALEANFNKLQLKNPQRISDADMLNRIDPRIKLKDPFLVSNNNNAWVVFTSKIGSNTSYSYDKKVHYKKGAKSFDTYKIDKNRKSNNGVEHKNNSSSGFSVSRKSTRVAPTSQPSSSSLSYSSLSKGSSSSNECNLEKLASEVFVDLEGEWGGKKRLEAVLNGPDLATHQFKNDKERRQWNSYAHQIRDLYYSNDKKKRSSQRFSVGNKEKLQEYLNRQFSERNGGRPIFNFRKKRKLRPYLKRLLFDNRYFLLSLRLSIGVFCVVSLALAVRIFDISRSDIESIDFRLTQQPSTIMTICVSTIALAYIIYIAYDEFTGQPLGLRDPLGKLRLLLLDLLFIIFSSANLALSFNTMLDHRWACHPLTSQEIATKDDLPKIGFLCRKQKALSSFLFVVLFFWISTFTLSIVRVVSRVSGQPD, translated from the coding sequence atgatatCACTAGATTATAGCCAATATCCAAATGAACCAATACAAGATGTACATTCTAACAATTCTAGCGATTCAGCAGCAAAACTACTAAGGTCCTCAATAACAAACAACGATATTACTAGCATAACAAGTGCCAATTTAACACCTGATAATATAACATCTTCCGTAGCTGCAAACAATAAGGATAACAGAAATAAATCGGCTTATCAAAATCCTTTGCAGAATACCAAACAGATAAACACAAACAAACGTAACTCAGTGACCTTCAATGATAGTGGTCAAAACCCAGTTGGtaacattaataatatggCATTTATAGCTAATACACAGAccaccaaaaataataaaaattcattgTCAAATCTAAACAGTAATAACATTggaaaaagttttgaaGACTACAACCAATTCGAAAAAGACAATGAATTAAGCTTGAATCCATATAGTTTAGCGCCCAGTACCATACCACCCTTTGCACTTGAGgcaaattttaataaacttCAACTTAAAAACCCACAAAGGATATCGGATGCCGATATGTTGAATAGAATAGATCCAAGAATAAAGCTCAAAGACCCATTTTTAGtctcaaataataataatgcctGGGTTGTTTTCACTTCTAAAATAGGTTCCAATACTTCTTATTCCTATGATAAGAAAGTTCATTATAAGAAAGGCGCAAAGTCATTTGACACTtataaaatagataaaaataggAAAAGCAACAATGGCGTAGAACATAAaaacaacagcagcagcGGTTTTTCCGTATCAAGAAAATCAACGAGGGTTGCACCAACGTCGCaaccatcatcatcatcctTATCTTATTCTTCATTGTCAAAAGGCTCGTCGTCTTCTAATGAATGTAATTTGGAGAAACTAGCGTCCGAAGTTTTTGTAGACTTGGAAGGTGAATGGGGCGGTAAGAAAAGATTAGAAGCAGTTTTAAATGGCCCTGATCTAGCCACAcatcaatttaaaaatgataaagaaAGGAGACAGTGGAATAGTTATGCTCATCAAATAAGGgatttatattattctaatgacaaaaagaaaagatctAGTCAAAGGTTCTCCGTGggaaataaagaaaaactaCAAGAATATTTAAACAGACAATTTTCGGAAAGGAATGGTGGACGTCCGATCTtcaattttagaaaaaaaagaaaactaaGACCCTATCTAAAGAGATTGCTTTTTGATAACCGTTATTTCTTGTTAAGTTTAAGACTATCGATTGGAGTTTTTTGTGTTGTATCACTAGCTTTGGCTGTTAGGATCTTTGATATTTCTAGGTCAGATATTGAAAGTATAGATTTCCGTTTAACACAACAACCAAGTACTATCATGACTATTTGCGTCAGTACAATTGCATTGgcttatattatatatattgcaTATGATGAATTTACTGGTCAACCATTAGGTTTGCGAGATCCCCTGGGCAAATTAAGGCTACTTTTGCTGGATTTATTGttcattatattttcaagtGCAAATTTGGCATTATCGTTTAATACAATGCTTGATCACAGATGGGCTTGTCATCCTTTAACTTCGCAAGAAATAGCTACAAAAGATGATTTGCCAAAGATTGGGTTTTTATGTAGGAAGCAAAAGGCCTTATCCTCATTTCTTTTcgttgtattatttttttggatatcTACCTTTACATTGAGTATTGTAAGAGTAGTGAGTAGAGTTAGTGGGCAGCCTGATTAA
- the CDC53 gene encoding cullin CDC53 (similar to Saccharomyces cerevisiae YDL132W | CDC53 | Cell Division Cycle), whose product MSELGLPKSNDLEATWNFIEPGVNKILGPRSLKETERMREEQRYNHTRTILSPTTYMDIYTAIYNYCVDKSSFSTTDQPQQQNTMPSLSRSIISGSELYFRLETHLESYLNTLEKRDNETFLQFYVRRWKRFVIGAHFLNHAFDYMNRYWVQKERSDGKRNIFNIYHLCIFIWKQIIFEKNKDLLIDEILYLITKERNLQVIDQSLIYGSIESFVTMGIDKHDLKKLNLECYIDSFEGRFLEVTEEFWSEHCKNFLSEHTVDEYIYEVERIIKYEELVVNSYLDPHTIKLSSNILNKVLIDEHKEELYKTFVLFLDAQNESSIKLLYTLLKREVNLLPRLAQIFESYVKSFGETAVSTLINETNGNVSPKDYIKCLIKVYDTFLSIAKNCFDSEVSFIKSLDNAARMFINVNEFAYPPGTPSSETSKTPEMLAKYSDLLLKRSAKNQGLVSDMSISDIMVIFKFLSEKDAFEKHYRRLFAKRLIHGTSISDVAEEDVIQRLQNENSMEYTGKITKMFQDIKLSKQLEVEFENAIKVDPDYSRTKYPEFQPFVLAETMWPFPYTKVDFQLPKDLLPTYKGLEKLYASKHNGRILKWLWPLCRGEIQADIGKEGRPPFIFTVTLFQMAILLQFNDTAVLTMGEICKKTKLSINEVINNIVPFIKLKLLQQSPPQISALTSLRTEFELAHPYKAAKSKINFANGIKSDVASVLLSQQQQQQQQQGNHNLGNLADTQDDLEETNAELDSERQVFLESCIVRILKKNGKLHHSSLVNECIVMAQERFHPKVSMIKRAIEDLISKEYIQRLEDGETYEYLA is encoded by the coding sequence atGTCAGAGCTCGGTTTACCAAAGTCTAATGATTTAGAAGCTACTTGGAATTTTATTGAGCCAGGTgtcaataaaattttgggCCCAAGATCTTTAAAGGAAACAGAACGTATGCGTGAAGAACAAAGATATAATCACACACGTACAATTTTATCACCAACCACCTATATGGATATTTATACCgctatttataattattgtgTTGATAAATCAAGTTTTTCCACTACCGACCAGCCACAGCAACAAAATACTATGCCCTCCCTAAGCAGATCCATCATATCTGGTAGTGAATTGTATTTCAGACTAGAAACACACTTAGAGTCTTATTTAAACActttagaaaaaagagataaTGAAACTTTCCTGCAATTTTATGTTAGACGTTGGAAAAGATTTGTGATTGGGGCTCATTTTCTAAATCATGCTTTTGATTATATGAACAGATATTGGGTTCAAAAGGAAAGAAGCGatggaaaaagaaacatttttaatatctatCATTTGTGTATTTTCATTTGGAAGCAGATAATTTTCGAAAAGAACAAAGACCTATTAATTGATGAAATTCTATACTTGATTACTAAGGAAAGAAATCTTCAAGTTATCGATCAATCTTTGATTTATGGTAGCATTGAATCATTTGTTACCATGGGCATTGATAAACACGATTTGAAAAAGTTGAATTTGGAATGTTATATAGATTCCTTTGAGGGACGGTTTTTAGAGGTTACTGAGGAGTTTTGGTCTGAGCATtgtaaaaactttttatcaGAGCATACTGTCgatgaatatatttatgaGGTTGAGAGAATTATCAAATACGAAGAGCTTGTTGTTAACAGCTACTTGGATCCGCACACAATAAAACTATCCTCAAATATCTTGAACAAAGTTTTGATTGATGAACATAAGGAAGAGTTGTACAAAACATTTGTGTTATTCTTGGATGCCCAAAATGAGAGCTCAATAAAATTGCTATACACATTACTTAAGAGGGAAGTAAACTTATTGCCAAGATTAGCgcaaatttttgaaagcTATGTTAAGAGTTTCGGGGAAACTGCCGTTTCCACTTTAATCAATGAGACAAATGGTAATGTTTCCCCTAAAGACTACATTAAATGTTTAATCAAAGTGTATGATACCTTTCTGTCGATTGCcaaaaattgttttgatAGTGAAGTTTCCTTTATCAAAAGCTTGGATAACGCCGCAAGGATGTTTATCAATGTTAATGAATTTGCTTATCCTCCGGGAACACCATCTTCTGAAACATCAAAGACACCTGAAATGTTGGCCAAATATagtgatttattattgaaaaggTCTGCTAAAAACCAAGGCTTGGTTTCTGACATGAGCATTAGCGATATTATGGTCATTTTCAAGTTTTTAAGCGAAAAGGATGCAtttgaaaaacattatAGAAGATTATTTGCTAAAAGATTGATTCATGGCACCTCTATCAGTGATGTAGCTGAAGAAGATGTCATTCAAAGGTTGCAAAACGAAAATAGTATGGAATATACGGGTAAAATCACCAAAATGTTTCAAGACATTAAGTTATCTAAACAGTTGGAAgttgaatttgaaaatgcTATAAAGGTCGATCCAGATTATTCTAGAACTAAGTACCCTGAATTTCAACCATTTGTTTTGGCAGAAACCATGTGGCCATTCCCTTACACTAAAGTTGATTTTCAATTGCCTAAAGACTTGCTTCCAACATATAAAGGTTTAGAAAAACTGTATGCTTCAAAGCATAACGGAAGAATATTGAAATGGTTATGGCCATTATGTAGAGGTGAAATTCAGGCAGACATAGGTAAAGAAGGTAGGCCACCTTTTATATTTACCGTTACCTTGTTTCAAATGGCTATACTTTTACAATTTAATGATACAGCTGTTTTAACCATGGGAgaaatttgtaaaaaaacaaaattatctATTAATGAggttattaataacattgTTCCGTTTATCAAGTTGAAGCTGTTGCAGCAATCACCACCTCAAATCAGTGCTTTAACGTCTTTACGGACAGAATTCGAATTGGCACATCCCTATAAGGCTGCCAAATCTAAGATCAATTTTGCTAATGGTATTAAATCCGATGTTGCATCAGTTTTGTTAtcacaacagcaacagcaacagcaacagcaggGAAATCATAACCTGGGCAATTTGGCGGATACACAGGATGATCTTGAGGAAACGAATGCTGAGTTAGACAGCGAAAGACAAGTATTCTTGGAAAGTTGTATAGTAAGAATcctaaagaaaaatggtAAATTGCATCACAGTTCTTTAGTCAATGAGTGCATTGTTATGGCGCAAGAAAGGTTTCATCCTAAAGTTTCAATGATTAAACGCGCTATTGAAGATTTGATAAGCAAGGAATACATTCAAAGATTGGAAGATGGGGAAACCTATGAATATTTAGCCTGA